CCACGCCGACTTCTCCGCCGACGGCCGTTACTTCATCGCCAGTTGCGAGTTCGACGGGCACCTACTGAAGGTCGACACCGTCACTCACAAGGTGATCGGCACCCTCTTGCTGGCGCCCGGCGCGATGCCGCAGGACGTGAAGACGTCGCCGGACGGGTCGACGTTCTTCGTCGCCGACATGGCGTCGAACGGCGTGTGGATGATCGACGGCGCCACCTTCCGGGTGCGCGGCTTCGTGCCGACCGGGAAGGGCGCGCACGGCCTCTACGTCACCCGCGACTCTCGCGACCTGATCGTCACCAACCGGGGCGAGGGGTCGCTGTCGCTCTACGACTTCGCCGCCGGGCGCGTCGTCAAGAAGATCTGGATCCCCGGCGGCGGCAGCCCCGACATGGGTGGGGTGTCGGCGGACGGCAAGGTGTTCTGGGTGTCGGGCCGGTACAACTCGGTGGTCTACGCGATCTCGATCCCCGACGGCAAGCTGCTGGCGAAGATCCCGGTCGGCACCCAGCCGCACGGGCTGTGCGTCTTCCCCCAGCCGGGCCGCTACTCGCTGGGGCACACCGGCGTCTTCCGCTGAGCCGGGCCGCTCAGCGGCTCATCGATCGGACGGCGGCCCGTCGACGTTGACCACGACCGGGCCGTGGCCGCGGCGTACGAGAACCACCTCGGCGGTCTCGTCGCTGGAGTTGCCCTCGCGGTGCACGGTGCGGGCCGGCACGTGGACGAAGTCGCCGGCGGTGGCGTGCACCACCCCCGTCGAGGTCTCGACGTCGAAGGCGCCGCGGACGACGTAGACGATCGTGTCGTGCTCGCCGTGGTGGTGCCAGCCACCGATCGCGCCCGGCTCGGTGACCGCGGTGCCGGACCAGACGTCGTCGAGGACGACCGCCTCCCGGCGGACCATGCCTGGGGTGGGGTGACCGGGGCCGAGATCGGCTGCGCCGACCTTGGTCACGGGCGTCTCGGGCACGGCCGGATGCTATCGAGGGGACCCTCACCGTCGTTCCGGAGCTCCGCTTGCACCACGGCGGAATCCGGTCGCTCCGTAGGGGCGCGGCCTCGACGAAGAGATGATCGGAAGGGGAGAGAGATGTGGAGCGGGTGAGGGGAATCGAACCCCCACTGTCAGCTTGGGAAGCTGAACGTCTCCTGGCACTCGCTCGCACGTTTTGCCTGGTCAGCGGCCCTATTTGCCTTCCGCCATGATGATCGAGAAGGCGGTCGTGCCACATCTGTGCCACAACTGACGGCGTTCTGCGGTTCCTTGCGGTCTATCGGCGCGGGTGCCTCCGGCCGCGGCGAAGGCTGCGCCTGCAGTACGAGATCCGAGGGCGCACGGCGTCAGAAGACTCGAAGCCCGTAGTCAGCGGCGACTCGTTGCAAAGGCTCAAGGTCGAGGGTGATGGACATGGCGGTGTTCACCGTGATTTCTGCATCTTCAAAAACGGCCCAGCACTCCCAGTCGTCGTCGAGTCGAGAGAGGTAGCGGATGCCCTGGTAGGCGGCAAAGCCTTTGTCATCCGTGGCGTTGTACGCCCATTCGCTGATCATCCGGGTGACGCGCCGATCGGGACCCCTCACAGCGGCGATATCAAGATCGTCATGGCCCAGGGCTGAGAGGCCAGTGGCGAGCGTCGTCCGTAAGAACTCCCGAGTCGAACGGTGCTCTACGTCGAGGAAAGGTGCGTCAGCGGGCAGCGAGACGTTGACGGCAGACCGACGGTGCCTCCAGTCCGCCGGCACACGGCTGACATCCATGAAGCCCATCGCCTCCCACTCGTCTTTGACCACGCTAAGGAGGTGGGTGTCGGGACGGAATCTAGCCAGCGTCTCGCCGAAGCAGGCGGTGAGGGACGTCCCGAAGTAGAGCACTCGGTAGCTCCCGCTCGGGCTGTCGAACCTGTTGCCAGAGCGCGCGGTGCCGAGCATGGTCGGATCGGGGATTGGGGTGGTAAGAGGATCGGCACCTCGCCCGATCCTCCATAACGTCGCTGGCGGCGTGCGCGTGACTGGCCGCGGCTTAGCCACCGGCGATGTACGCCCTCGCAGCAATTAGCGCATCCCTGAGGTGACCGTCGCGGATCGCCGTCGCGGGCGCCACGTCATCGAGTTGCGGGTTCAAGCCGATGAACCAGGCGCGAATCGTGTGGGGACTCTCCTCCTCCTGCAATAGGTGGAACACCTGGAAAGCAAGGCGGAGGCGTTGTTCGGCTGGAGGCCGTGGCGAGCTGTCGCCGGAGGCCCATCGCCCGACAGTCTTTGGGTCGACATCTGCAATGTGCGCGACCAGCTTCTGCCCCAGCGTCTCCTGGAGGAACTGCACGATGTCCGGTAGTTCGAACTTCATCGCCCTGGCATGGGCGGCCTGTGCGGCCGAGGGCTTCGTTCGTGGCATTCAAGATCCCTTCATGGGGCGACCGCCGCTCGCGTAAACGGCTAGTGTAGCGCAGTCTCGCCATTGACACCATCTTCGTCACGAGGATTGTCCCCCCTTTGTCAGCGTCAATGTCTGCACGTTAGTACGGCTTACGGGTCTGTGTCTCGCAAGCCGCGGACACGCCTCGATCCCACGACCGAGCCCCTGCCGGTCCCAGTGGTCCTTTCTTCCGCAAAGACTGTGCAGTAGGTGCCGCTCCCGAATGTCCCGGCGCTAGGCGCCACGCACGGAGAGATCCCACTTCGGACAGTTGACGCTTTGCCTCATCGTTCCGTCCGGTAACGCAGGCACCGATCTGGCGGCAGGATGCAACCAACGGGTCGCTTGCGGCGTACCTGTCATGTGACCGATCTGCGGGGGACGTGATGAGCGGCCGGGCGCCGGAGGAGTTCGCCGACTTCGTCGGTGGCTGCCTGCCCGCGCTAATGCGGCTCGGGCACATGCTGACCGGGTCGCTGGACGCGGGGGAAGACCTGGTCCAGTCGGCCCTGGTGTCAACGCTAGCCGCATGGCCACGGGTCAGGTCCGACGGCGATCCGTTTCGCTACATCCGCCGGGTGATGATCAACAGCAATATCTCCGGCTGGCGGCGCTGGGGATCCCACGTCCGCTACACCGATCCCCGGACCGGCCCGGTGCTGACGAAGGAAGCCAAGCGATCGACCGGCTCGCCGTGCGCCGCGCCTTGGCGGCCCTGCCGGCTCGTCAGCGCACCGTGCTGGTGCTGCGCTACTACTGCGACCTCAGCGAGGCGGAGATCGCGGCGGAGATGGGATGCCGGCCCGGCACGGTCAAGAGCCAGGCGGCCCGAGGTCTCGCCACGCTGCGAGTGCGCCTGGGCGACTCAGACAACGCGACCTGGACGGCGCCCGCCGAGGAGGTGACGCAGTGAACGTCGAGGAACGCCTGATCGACACGCTGTCTGGTGACGACGACGCATGGGGCCAGCGCGCATGGTCCGACCCGGTCGGACGCGTCACCACGGCACTGCGCCGTCGGCGTCGCCACCGCGTCGGTGCGGGTCTGACCGCAGCGGCAGCCGTGGCCGCAGTCGCGGCGGCCGGGATCATGCAGTGGCCCGTCGGCAACGACGCCGTCGTCCTGCCCGCCGGACCGCCGCGGCAGCCCGCCGTCACCGAAACTCCGAGTCCGACACCACAAGAACTCGCGGCTGCCGCCATCGCGGCAGTTCACGCGGCTCAGCATGCCGCCGCCGAACGCGCGGCAGAGCAGGGAAACAGGGTCGTGTGCCCCGCATCGCCGCAGCCGATCACGAGCGACATGCAAGATCAGGCATTCGCAGCGGTCGTGTCCTACAACCGGCAGCAGGTCCAGGGCTTCGACCCATCGATGCTTCGGCGTGATCACGTCACGATTGCCTCGGACGATCCGCACCGCGGGAGTCAGGTCACCACGAACTGCCGGGCATTCGTTGCGACGCGCACCTTCGTCGTCTACACGACCCTGACCGACATCCGGCCGAGTGCGAGCCTGGCCCAGGGCGTCTATTACGTCAGCCGCACTGACGATGCGTTCCGGGTCTGGAGCCCGTCCGCCGTCCCTTCCAACGGCACCCGCGTCACCATCAGCTTGTGGCACTGCGGTGTGGAGCCGCTACGCATCGGCGACACGCTGTGGGAGGTCCGGGAGCCACCGTTCGATGCGACCAACGCCCCCGCATCGTTCAGCGGATCAGGAAGCGTCGTGAACGACGGCTCCACTCTCCGCTACACCGACGACAAAGGCGCGATCTTGACCTTCACAGTGGACGACGGGACATCGCCGCCGCCTTGCGCGTGAACACGTTCAGGCTGGCTTCGTGGCTTCGTGGCTTCGTGGCTTCGTGGCCAGGGAAGTACATCGAGTGCGTACGAGTACTCGCGGCTTCGAATGCTCCACGACCACCAAGACCGGGAAGCCGAATCCTCGGCGTGGTTCACTCGCCGGTCCAGGCGCCGACACAGCGGCAGAACACCGTCAGCCCCACCGCGCCGAGCAGGGTCATGGCCGCCATGCCGGCCATCGCGGTTCCACCGCGCCATGCGGGGGTCTGGCGTACGGCGACGGCGAGCCGAACGCGCGAGCGTGCTCCGTAGCAGGCAACGCTGCACGCGTCGGCGGCGCCCGGCCAGCGCCGACCCGGCTCAGCCGAGTCCAGCAGCGTCGCCAGCAACTCCTCGCCCCGATCCGTGCGCAGGTGCCGGGGCAAGACCCCCAGCAGCAGCCGACAGCGGCGCTCCAGGCCGGTCATGCCACGCTCCCGCCGGGCGCGGCGTGGGCCCGAAGCCGCCGCGCTGCAATCCCGGCCGTGGAACGGCGACGGTCCGTCTCCTCGGCCACCGTCCGTATCCCTGCAGCCGTCAGTCGGTAGTAGCGGCGCAGCCGACCGTCGACAACCTCCTCACGGTCGCGCTCCACCAGCCCCTCATCGGCCAGCCGGTCCAGCGCGCCGTACAGCGTCCCCGCCCGCAGCCGCACCCGCCCCGCGGAGATCTGCTCCACCTGCTGGATCACCCCGTAGCCGTGCGCCGGACCGTCTAGCAGCGCCACCAGCACCAGGTACGACTGCTCCTGCAACACCATGCCAACGTCATACATCGCCAAACTGACTATGGCAAGGATATGCTGCTCACCTGGTCGAGGTGAGGTCGCGACATGGACGGTCGACACCGTGACGCTGTGACGGTCGAGATCGCCTACGCGCTCGTGCCGTCGCTGCTCCTCGTGCTCTTCGTCGCCGGCGTGGTGGCCTTCTGCGCTACGGCACTGCACCTACAAGGCCAGCCCTGGTCAACCCTTGGCGCGATTGCGCTGGTCGCAGCTGCTGTCACGGCAGTCGTGCGCGCCGTGCTCGTGCTCGTGCGTGCTCACCACCGTGGGCTGTGATTCTGCGACGTGAGTGCGGACGCGGAACGAGAACGGGTTCTGCGCGCCCTTCGCGAACGTCGCAGTCGAGTAGCGGTCAGGGGATGGACGGCGGCCCGGTGGGTGGGGTGGCGATGCCGCCGAGCCCGAAGAAGAACTGGCTGCGGCCACCGGGGACCGCGACAAACAGCGACCACTCCCGACCTTCATAGCCGGGACTGGGTGAGGCCGCAGCCGTCCAGCACCAGGCGGCCGGCTCGGTAGTCGGCAAGTCCGGGAAGGCGTCCTTGCCCGGCGTCAGCCCCGGAGGCGGTCCGCCGATGTTGGTGCTGCGGACCGCGCCGAGCGTGGTCGCAGCCGCCGTGACTGGCCGTCCATCCAGCGCGTCATGGCACAGGGCATGTGCTGACACCTCTCCGGTGACGGGTCCAGCCGACGGCGAGTCGCTCGACGACCCGCCGCACGCGGGCGCGGCGCAGAACAGAAGAAGGACCCAGACCTGACTCGTGCCAAGTTAGTCACCCCGTGGCAGGCGGCTGAGCAGTTCTTCGGCGCCGCTGGTGATGGTGGGTTCGGCGGTGAGGGTGTGCCCGTCGATCTCGATGGTCACTGACTGCAGCGGGCGAAGGGTGCGGACCAGCTTTCTGATCGAGGCACTGGTGAGGTCTTGCAGGTGCCGGCTGATCGCGAGGGCGGCGAACACGATGGTCAGGTCGGGCTGCTGCTGCTCGAGGCGCTGCCGCAGGCGAGGCAGATCCGCTTGACGTTGACGGACTACGAGCCAACTGCCGCTGGCGCTGGCGTCTCCGGTCCGTCATTGTCATGCGACAGGTACTCGATCGCCGGTCCATCAGAGTCGCCGATGATCACTGCGGCTCGCGTGTAGTCAGGGAGACTCTCGCCTGGAGGTGCCATGACAGCCGCGTAGGAACCGCTAAAAAGACAGAAGGTCAACTTCTGAGACGCATTGTGCGAAGCCCACTGCGAGCGGACTGATGGGCCGTTAGGGCCTTGCCGCGTTTGCTGCCAGGAGACCAGTTGCCCCACAGTAGTTGGCCGAGCAAGAATTAGGCTACTTGTGGTGCCCATGCCCGCCAGGAACGGCTGTGCTGTGTCATGGCACGCCGTCTGTGCTTGCGGGGAACCGACAGCAGCATCAGTTTCGGTGCTCGTGTTCGCTGGAGGCCTAATGACGGCCTGATCAGTTCCTGAGCCCGCGCAGCCCGTGACGATAGCGGCGGCGGAAGCCAGTACGATTAATATTGTTGACCGCGACAGTTTTAGCATGATGAATTCTCCGCAGCTCGCCAAGTTGATGCTGTATTCCATCCCCCACATAGACCAGGATCTATGCTCCAGCCGTCAAAGCCGGCCCAATAGATCCATGATCCTTCATTGACCGTGTACCGCAGCGAGGTGTAAGTATGGCTTGGAATGACGGCGTTTACATCGTACGTTTCTAAGCCTGCCTGGAGCACGTTTGCTGTCATAACATTGCCGTTATAGTCAACGTAGCCCATGTCTGTGTAGTCCACGATCATGTGCCATTGCGACCCGCCTTGCCGCTTGAGTGTGAACGCATGGCCGACGGCACTCACGGGCCCAGAGTGGCCGAGCTCGTACCACGCCGAATATCCGTAGCCCCAATACCAATACTTCGTGTCATTGCTGCAGCGGTGCGCAGTCCCGATCTCTACCCAACCGCTTCCGAGTGGCGAGGACGACGGAAAGCGCGCCCATTCAGTCTGATACACGACGGGCGTCACATAGATGTTGGAGCAATTGCTTCCGGAACTGATGGTGAAAGGGCCATCCGAACGTGTGGCCGTTAGCCCCGAATAGGAAGTGCCGAGGCTGTGTTCTTCCGCGACGCTGTAATGACTAGTCGAGGGTATAGCGGCGGGGAGAATGGTTGGAGTGCGACCAACAACCGCGTATCCATCGGTCATTGCGCCTGCGATGGCGGTAGTCACTACTGTCGATGCCAAGATCACTCGAGCTAGCAGCCGTGTTCGTTTCATGCGATTCCCCCTCGTACTCGCCCTGGTGTGGCTAGGCTGTAGAGCCGCGACCTCCGCCTGCTAGCTCCCTGACCGAAGTAGTTGTGTGAGGAACTGAAGAGCCGACAACGGCTGTGAAGAGTTGCTGTCCCAGCGGGTCACGGACACTAGAGCGGAATCATCCGAGTTGGCAAGCACTTGCGCGATCTGCGTCGTTAGTCGCTCTTCGAGCGACGGTCGAGGCTGCGCTCCTTTGTCCTCACGACGACGAAGCGTGTCCGCGATCTTTTCCAACGCGGAAGCGATGGACGAAAGCGACTTCGCAATATCGCGCAGCCCCTCGGTCTGGTCGTCCTCGGACACGCCCGGCTCCCCGCTTGCGTCGGCCGCTTCTGCTACGTCGAGGGCCAACTGGCGCAGGACCCCAATCTGCTCTGACCCCAACTTCGTCGACAGTTCCGGCTGGTGAACCTCAATCATGCGCATCACAGCTCGTGCGAGATGGTGAACTCTTACCGGCCCGCCGACAGGGCCAGAGCCTGCATCTTCCAACGCATGTTGCAGCACAGTCTGCACCTCCGGCGAAACGCCCAGGGGGGCGAGTCGGCGATCAGCACCCGATAAACCGCCTGACGTGGATGCGACGCTGTCAGCAAGTGGGGAGCCCAGTTGGACCCCAGCGCCCTCAAGCAGACCAACCAGCAGATGCTCCAGCCCGACAGTAGACGCCCCCGAGCGCTCAGCCGCGCCGACGGCAAGAGCAACTACCCGCAGGGCGGCTGGCTCAAGATCTGTAAACATCAGACGATTAGACTGTGCGGCGACGAGTCAGCAGTCAATATTTCCGGCCTTCGGTCCGCAACAATCCGTGGCCTCTTGCAGAGCCGCGAGAACCCCCTTGATCTGCATCACGGGGGCGATCCTGTAGCAGCTATCAGTTGCGGGCAACTGCCCGTCATCGGGGCCTGCGTTCATTCGTGGAAGATCGTCGTTACGTCGCCCCTGGTTTTTGCGTCGCGGCGGGCACCGCATGCCCGGGCGGAAGGCCGAGGCGGACGGTGAGTCCGGCTCATGACGAACAACAGGCGCCAAGATCACGTGCCACCCGCGTGCCACATCTAGTGCCACGAATGGGCCTTCAGCGGGTTGTCGCGGTCATCAGCGGTCAGTGGACCGATCCGCCGAAACGAGCCGCTGACCTGCGCCTTTGCGCGATTTTGCAGGTCAATCGAGTGGAGCGGGTGAAGGGAATCGAACCCTCACTGTCAGCTTGGGAAGCTGATGTTCTGCCATTGAACTACACCCGCGAAGCCGCCCCGGAGGACGGCGTACGCCGGTCAGGATAGCCCGCGCGAACAACCTGCCGTGCCCTGTGTGCGGCGGCGTGGAACCGTCCACGCCGCTCGGTAGCCTGCTT
This window of the Mycobacteriales bacterium genome carries:
- a CDS encoding cupin domain-containing protein, which codes for MPETPVTKVGAADLGPGHPTPGMVRREAVVLDDVWSGTAVTEPGAIGGWHHHGEHDTIVYVVRGAFDVETSTGVVHATAGDFVHVPARTVHREGNSSDETAEVVLVRRGHGPVVVNVDGPPSDR
- a CDS encoding RES family NAD+ phosphorylase, producing the protein MAKPRPVTRTPPATLWRIGRGADPLTTPIPDPTMLGTARSGNRFDSPSGSYRVLYFGTSLTACFGETLARFRPDTHLLSVVKDEWEAMGFMDVSRVPADWRHRRSAVNVSLPADAPFLDVEHRSTREFLRTTLATGLSALGHDDLDIAAVRGPDRRVTRMISEWAYNATDDKGFAAYQGIRYLSRLDDDWECWAVFEDAEITVNTAMSITLDLEPLQRVAADYGLRVF
- a CDS encoding sigma-70 family RNA polymerase sigma factor; translation: MATGQVRRRSVSLHPPGDDQQQYLRLAALGIPRPLHRSPDRPGADEGSQAIDRLAVRRALAALPARQRTVLVLRYYCDLSEAEIAAEMGCRPGTVKSQAARGLATLRVRLGDSDNATWTAPAEEVTQ
- a CDS encoding helix-turn-helix transcriptional regulator, with protein sequence MVLQEQSYLVLVALLDGPAHGYGVIQQVEQISAGRVRLRAGTLYGALDRLADEGLVERDREEVVDGRLRRYYRLTAAGIRTVAEETDRRRSTAGIAARRLRAHAAPGGSVA
- a CDS encoding DUF6332 family protein translates to MTVEIAYALVPSLLLVLFVAGVVAFCATALHLQGQPWSTLGAIALVAAAVTAVVRAVLVLVRAHHRGL